caattctcagtcccagagtccagtctacagaacatttatttgatctggagaccttGATGAATATTAAGATTGGGGACTGAGACCACATgaaagggggaaaaagggaagggaaaggagtaAGAGGAGAGCTCTTGGACTCTCCTagtagcaacgactgatctcctctgccaagcgaagcccgcttggccaagatccgttgcttCTTGGACGGGAAAGGGAAGCGGGAAAGGGAATGTTAGTGTGGTAATAGGAAAGGGATGGTGAAGGggaactgcaacgactgatctcgtaTGCCGCTAGGCCAAGATACGTTGCCTCCTCACCTTGAGTGAGTGAGCCTGGAGACCAGGAGATTAACTCATCCTGCCGAAGTCCGCTGgtccttcggctccactcaaatggttaagtggccaaggagaagggaagggaaaggatatacaaaaattcagtgccgaataaagaaataatgccgggGTTAGGTTAAATGATCATGTTGTAatgtttattaataaataattaatcctaaacatatttggaaatctgggtccctaccgcactcaagtaaaaataaaggggAACTTTGGTCATGGGCTCACCTGCTATTCCTGAAGGATCTCTCGCTGGTACTCGGTCTCTAGTCTTGGTTTTACTTTGTTACACTTGTTGCTTTGTACTCACTGTTTCACAATGTGGCTGATTACTCCCGTGGCTACTGGCGAAGTGATTTTCAACTCATTCTAATTCGCTGTCGAAACCCACCCTTGTTCTGCCtatgtcctaacggtgaaaacattcgatgcgtcttgtgctttggcacgcgtcacgatcgccgtctctctctctcactttcaaTTTTGTAATGGGCTCTTTGGCGTCGGCAGCCGCATCAAGACGGTAgctagaaagagagggaggcgTCGATCGCAAGTATTGGCTATAGaaaaaagaactacagttaattttttatgttgaggtatttaatgtgccctccatgggcgtatgaagaataatagtaataatacaGAGGGGCCCCACATGGGCGTAGTTTAAGCCGCCATGGAAATGTGACTCGTCACAACATGGAAACGTCAAAACGACAAGGCCATGGCGTTGCTGTTTTTGTCAAAAGTGAGAAAAGTGACATTGTTTAAgcatttattaaacaaaagaatGGCTGAAGGTGACAGCGTGCAAAAACACATATTGGAATTTTCAAACATTGTGGAAAATTTGTCGGCGATCGGTGTAAGTTTGTCAGAAGAGTTTACCGTAATTTTGTTGCTTGCGAGTTTGTCCATGTCTTATGAGAACTTTGTCGTGGCCTTGGAAGTTCGTGATGAGTTGCCGAGTTTCAGTACCATAAAAtgcaagaagaaaatgaaCGACGAAAGACGAACAATCAAAACGATGTTGTACAGGCATTCGCAGCATGCTCTATCGGCGTTGAGAGGGGTAAGCGACGAGACAACAAGTCAGAGGGAGACAGGCGCCGATGCTTTAAATGTGGCCAACCAGGGCATTTCGCGGCAAAATGCGCGATGAAAGAAGAGAATGAAAACAACGCCAATGTGAGAGTTGGGAAAAACAGCGGAAGATACGAATATTGGAAGAATAAAGAGGAGCAACGATCATTTGCCGGCGTTGCCACTAACAATCGGATGGATATCGATGATTGGGTTATCGATAGTGGCGCCACATCACCCATGTGTGCGCACCGTCAGTTATTTAATCAACTTgaataaaataatgaaattattgAGTTGGCAGGAAATTATTCTATGACGTCACAAGACAGAGGAACAGtgattgtaaagagcaaactTGGGTACACAATAACGCTCAGAGACGTTTTATTTGTACCAGGCTtgcaatgcaattttatatcggTGGGAAAAGCGGATTCAAATGGATCCACCGTACTGTTCAATTCGGGAACTGCCAGAGTTAATGACGATAAGGGCATCAATATATTAATGGCCAAAAAGGTCTGTGGATTGTTTCTGTGTGAAACTAAAAATCAAGAGAGACTGTGTGTTTCTAAAGCCTCCGACGAGCACGAAAAATGGCATATGCGATATGATAATTTAAATGTGCAAAGTTTGCGTGAGTTGCAGAACAACGGAATGGTTCGAGGTTTGACATCAAGCATTACTGAAGAAAATCTAGACTGCATAGATTGCATGAAAAACAAGTGTCATGTAAAGCCGTTTGAAAAATCGCAAACTAGAGGTACGAAGTTGCTGGAATTGGTTCATAGTGACGTATGTGGGCCTATGAACAAGGAATCCAATGGTGGGGCCAAATATTTTATGACAATGATCGATGATATGAGTCGATATattaatgtttaatttgaaataaatcgcgtcaaaagtaacgaagttattgacaaaagtcactgttttcgaaagatcgttcctatgggagctatatgatatagtcacccgttcttgatcaaatttgccACAGtagtttatatgtgtaatatactgaccaatattaaatttgacgacagaaaataacgaagttattgaaaaaagtcactgttcgggactttgcggtttgtatgggagctatatgatatagtgatccgagcCGACTGAacccgagatatacaacccctgcagtatacacaagcctacatgcaaaatttcaactctgtagctctaacggtctaagaggagtttgcgttgatccagacggacggacagacggacagacagacggacagacagacggacggacggacatggctatttgaactcgtctcgtcgtgctgatcaagaatatatatactttatatggtcggagatgcttccttctatgcgttgcacacttttgaccaacattaatataccctttttgcaagggtataaaaagcccAAAGAAAGTTGGGATATGAGGCATGTGAAAGTGAGCCATGCCTATACATAAGATGTGCACCAGATAAGACGATTGATGTAATCGCCGTATATGTTGATGACTTGCTGCTTGCGTGTTCAGACAAGGGTAAGATGTTAGCTTCTAAACGGGCTATCTCTTCTGAATTTCAGGTTGTCGACAAAGGACCGATTTCTGGGTCTCGAAATCCAACGTGATGGTGACAAAGGGGCTATACGTCTCAGCCAGAGTATGCATATCAGGAGCCTGATGAAGGAACTGGGCATGGAGATTTGCCGCACGGTATCCACCCCGTTAGAAGCTAATTTCCAGGTTAAGTGCGACAACAAGTCGTCTGTCAAACGTATCGATGCAACGGAGTATCAATCCGTAATAGGCTCTTTGATGTATATTGCGCTATGCTCACGACCAGACATTTTGCACTCGGTGTGCAAATTATCACAGAGGAATAACGATCCCCATGGCGAGCATCTCGCAGCAGCGAAACAAGTGCTGAGATATCTGAACCAGACGGCAGATATGGCAATAACGTACAAGAAGACCGGCGCTGCGATCACAGGCTATGCAGACGCAGATTGGGCAGGTGACTCAACTGATAGAAAGTCCTACACTGGATACGCATTCATGTGGGGCGGCTCAGTAATCTCATGGACGTCAAGGAAGCAAAAATCTGTGGCTCTAAGCAGTACCGAGGCAGAATATATGGCGCTTTCCGATGCTGCTAAAGAGGCTATTTATATAAGCTAAATGAGATGCAATTGTATTTTAAGCTTGATTGTATAACCTTACATGGCGATAATGTTGGTGCtttaaatcttgtaaaaaacCCTGTTTATCATGCTAGAAGCAAACATATTGATGTAAAGTACCACCATATAAGAAACTCATTTGAAGAGAATTTGATTAAGCTAGAATACTGTCCAACAACCGAAATGATTGCTGATATTCTTACTAAGAATCTATGTAAAGTTAATCATTTAAAATGTACGTTGCTTGGACTAAATAGGTATTAGATCCCTGAATTGAGGGGAAGTGTTGATATGGCAATTCTGTGCTGTGTCTGTCAGCTGTACATGTTGCAACCCTAGTTAAGCTTATGTTGAATAAAATAGAGCTCACTCTCATCTAAGCAACCAAACGTTGTAGTTCTACACTTTTCACAAACCAACAGTaacacacacagttaatatttccGCACacagttggcgtttttgttccacaattggaatttttttggttgcaacacacagttgatatttccgctcGCAGTTGGCAGTAAATaattttcactgttgtagattTTTGAGCGTTCCCGTATTTACGGAATAGAAttttcttgatgtcggatcggagttttatagtgattattcactaattctatgtaacgcacggataataattttatgtgtcacacggatagaataacaagtTCACTTTTACTAATCCtgccgactgcgccaattatatatctggtctttccagatagaaaaaaaaagatattgttttGTTGAGTTGAAAGTCCGCTctttattcaatgaatgaatacttaaaactaaagtacaaagatgtcttagagtaatatttataggctaaatttgtgagccctttagtggcgtgatcgatattggtgtgatttgattggcccgaattttaatgctgaattagcgttctcacgcttttgacttttaggggacaattattattgcaagtgttcGATTAAACGGATTTGATTGGCCTAGATTTTAATGCGTAATTAGCGTTTTCACGCTTTTAACTTTTAaggggacaattgttattgcaagtgtccaattgtttattataaaaacggatgtttactttaaagtttgatGTTAGGAAGCGAAAAGTTCATAAAGTTTAGGGTATTGAAGTAGGATATtcatatatactatatatagatatatttcCACCcctatttataacatttatattcttttccatatatatatttgtatccattattttattttcatacgTATTTCCATCGATAATTATAAGTCGAATAagtccctctccgatttcgtTCTTGCTTTCGACGCGTTGACTGTGTTTGAAACTCGTGAGAGTGAACTCCaactttattttcttattttctatCAAAGTTTACTTGGAGCAGCTCAAATGGCAGTTCTTTCAGTTCGTCTTTAACGCTGACATCACGCAGATGTATCGGCACCTCCTAGCAGATCTCAGGCATACCCCTTTTTAGCGGATCCTCTACCGAGATCGCCACGGCAGTACTCATAACTATGAGCTCCAAACTTTCACGAGCCTGATGTGCAATCGCTGAATCCTcgggcgagcgaaatccttcggcgCTAcgtgtatgttgatg
The Drosophila willistoni isolate 14030-0811.24 unplaced genomic scaffold, UCI_dwil_1.1 Seg94.1, whole genome shotgun sequence DNA segment above includes these coding regions:
- the LOC124462101 gene encoding uncharacterized mitochondrial protein AtMg00810-like, which encodes MKEENENNANVRVGKNSGRYEYWKNKEEQRSFAGVATNNRMDIDDWVIDSGATSPMLSTKDRFLGLEIQRDGDKGAIRLSQSMHIRSLMKELGMEICRTVSTPLEANFQVKCDNKSSVKRIDATEYQSVIGSLMYIALCSRPDILHSVCKLSQRNNDPHGEHLAAAKQVLRYLNQTADMAITYKKTGAAITGYADADWAGDSTDRKSYTGYAFISQRWSHVRTEGNPADLASRGVSASELSSSSLRCHEPDWHRDPECWPFLISELPDTQLEQRVQCHTASTTLLDDFSERFSNYGNSLRVTAYILRFATKMTSHSFHGLLKQ